The stretch of DNA AGGTAGCGAAGATTGCTAAAGAAGGTAAAGGCGGAAAAATGCCTCCAGGTATCTTTAAAGGTACGGATGAAGAGTTAAAGAAACTTTCAGAATTTATTTCTGGATTAGGTAAAGAATAATTAAATTCAGAAAAGCTGACGTGGATTCGTCAGCTTTTTTATTACATATCCTTACAAAATAGAAATTGAAAAGGGGAGATTTTGTGCGTTGGGTTTATCCTATCTTGGCAAATCGTTCAATCCTTCAAATCTTGCTTTTAATTAATATAGCAGGAACAATATATGGATATTATTGGTATGGGTGGCAACTTAAAGAAACACCATCAATTTTTCTTTTATTTGTTCCTGACAGTCCAACTGCAAGTTTATTTTTTGTGTTTGTCCTTATCGCATTTTTATTAAAGAAAAATTGGCCGATAATAGAAGCTTTAGCAATTGTCACACTTTTTAAATATGGGATCTGGGCCGTTGTCATGAATATCTTAGTTTACTTTGTTCAAGGAGACTTAGATTGGATTGGTTATATGCTAATTTTCTCTCATTTTGCCATGGCTGTTCAAGGACTTTTATATGCGCCTTTTTACCGCTTTAAATGGTGGCATTTAATTGTTACAGCTATTTGGACTTTACATAATGATGTCATTGATTACGTATTTTTCATGTTGCCTAGTTATCATATGCTTGATCGCTATACCCCACAGATTGGATACTTCACTTTTTGGCTCTCAATCGTTTCGATAGGCATTGCATATTATTTTGTCATTCGACCTGGAAGGTACAGCCTTGAAATAAAATAACCAAACATGGTCTAACCTTGTCCAGCTTTTCATACATTTTAATAGTGATGAAAGGGGGGACAAGGATTGAAAATGAAATGGTTACTAATATTTGCAATTGTCATTATGCTCACTCCCATAACTGTACATGCCGAACAGCAATCGCCAATGGAGAAGCTGGATGATATCTCTGATGAGGCTCTCCAAATGGTGAAGTTTCATAGATATGAGGATGCAAAAAAATTACTTGATTACTTTTCCGATCAGTTTATCAGTATTACTGGAACGGAAAAGCCCTTAACAATGGACGAGGTTAGGATTGTTAACACCTCCCATGATGAAGCGGTGGAAGCTGCTGTTAGTCCCAATATGAAATATGAGGAAAGATTAAATAAACTAACAAAATTCCGTCTTGTCATTGATGCAATCGCAACTAGTCATCAGCCCTTATGGACAGAAATGGAAGATCCAATTATGACTGCGTTTCACCAAGCCAAGGATGCAGCAATAAATGGTGATACGGCCCATTTTCACTCAAACTTCAATACTTTTTTATCATTATATAATGTCATATATCCAAGTATGAAAATTGATGTGCCAGTAGAAAATATACAAAGATTAGATGCCCGAATTGATTTTATTAATGAATATCGTTC from Bacillus sp. SLBN-46 encodes:
- a CDS encoding DUF1405 domain-containing protein, whose amino-acid sequence is MRWVYPILANRSILQILLLINIAGTIYGYYWYGWQLKETPSIFLLFVPDSPTASLFFVFVLIAFLLKKNWPIIEALAIVTLFKYGIWAVVMNILVYFVQGDLDWIGYMLIFSHFAMAVQGLLYAPFYRFKWWHLIVTAIWTLHNDVIDYVFFMLPSYHMLDRYTPQIGYFTFWLSIVSIGIAYYFVIRPGRYSLEIK
- the ypjB gene encoding sporulation protein YpjB → MKWLLIFAIVIMLTPITVHAEQQSPMEKLDDISDEALQMVKFHRYEDAKKLLDYFSDQFISITGTEKPLTMDEVRIVNTSHDEAVEAAVSPNMKYEERLNKLTKFRLVIDAIATSHQPLWTEMEDPIMTAFHQAKDAAINGDTAHFHSNFNTFLSLYNVIYPSMKIDVPVENIQRLDARIDFINEYRSQVITNTDSQQELTALDTDLKNLFANMEEDEADPSLWWVIISTGSIIIMTLSYVGWRKYQGDKNMKKNRSRDLKD